A DNA window from Akkermansiaceae bacterium contains the following coding sequences:
- the fmt gene encoding methionyl-tRNA formyltransferase — protein MRVIFVATGDIALPSFRHLLAHGPKPLALVTQPDKPVGRHQALTPPRIKVEALEAGLPVLQPDNISSAVEEMRALDPEVIVVFAYGQILRKDVLKLPSKAIINLHGSLLPRHRGASCVQAAIDMGDEESGIAAIHVVKKLDAGDVIFDKAIPIQPDETGGTLHDKLADVAAEVLAETLKRIGEGTDTRTPQDDSLSNYAPKLERDDGRIDWSMNAEALERRIRAYDPWPGTFTTVQEDGKWKRLKVFPPVVPVPGGAELAEGFQVSGKKLFVACGGAGAVELLHVQPEGGKRMTVEQYLAGRKPQGFQ, from the coding sequence ATGCGAGTCATCTTCGTAGCCACCGGCGACATCGCCCTGCCGTCGTTCCGTCATCTGCTGGCCCATGGGCCGAAGCCGCTGGCGCTCGTCACGCAGCCGGACAAGCCGGTGGGGCGCCACCAGGCGCTCACGCCACCTCGCATCAAGGTAGAGGCACTGGAGGCAGGCCTGCCCGTGCTGCAACCGGACAACATCAGCTCCGCGGTTGAGGAAATGCGCGCGCTCGATCCGGAGGTGATCGTGGTTTTTGCCTACGGCCAGATCCTGAGGAAGGACGTGCTGAAGCTGCCATCGAAGGCCATCATCAACCTCCACGGTTCCCTGTTGCCCCGGCACCGCGGCGCGTCCTGCGTGCAGGCCGCCATCGACATGGGGGATGAGGAATCCGGTATCGCCGCCATCCATGTGGTGAAGAAACTCGATGCGGGGGATGTGATCTTTGACAAGGCCATTCCCATCCAGCCGGACGAAACCGGCGGCACGCTCCACGACAAACTCGCGGATGTGGCTGCCGAGGTGCTGGCGGAAACGCTCAAGCGGATCGGGGAGGGGACGGACACCCGCACGCCGCAGGATGACAGTCTTTCCAACTATGCGCCGAAGCTGGAGCGCGACGACGGCCGGATCGACTGGTCAATGAACGCAGAGGCGCTGGAGCGGCGCATCCGCGCCTACGATCCGTGGCCGGGGACCTTCACCACCGTGCAGGAGGATGGAAAATGGAAGCGGCTCAAGGTATTCCCACCCGTGGTCCCCGTGCCCGGCGGCGCGGAACTGGCGGAGGGTTTCCAAGTCTCCGGCAAAAAGCTGTTCGTCGCCTGTGGCGGCGCGGGCGCGGTGGAGTTGCTGCATGTGCAGCCGGAAGGAGGCAAGCGGATGACCGTGGAGCAATACCTCGCCGGGCGGAAGCCCCAGGGGTTCCAGTAG
- a CDS encoding nucleoside monophosphate kinase, with translation MSHHPDSKKPAIIFLGAPGSGKGTQGKVMGSIPRFFHCACGDVFRSLDTRTALGQQFVHYSSRGELVPDELTIELWKAQIDNLADTHNYKPDIDILILDGIPRNVEQARILERHLDVLQVFHLSCPNRNELARRMRKRALKDNRIDDASDKVIDQRIATYEAETKPILAFYPQDRITDIDATQPPVKVLSEIIQKVITLPEYQVLASKSA, from the coding sequence ATGTCACACCATCCGGATTCCAAAAAACCCGCCATCATCTTCCTCGGAGCGCCCGGTTCGGGAAAAGGCACCCAAGGCAAGGTGATGGGCAGCATCCCGCGGTTCTTCCACTGCGCCTGTGGTGACGTTTTCCGCTCGCTGGATACCCGCACCGCGCTGGGCCAGCAGTTCGTCCACTACTCCAGCCGCGGGGAACTGGTACCGGACGAACTGACCATCGAGCTGTGGAAAGCCCAGATCGACAACCTGGCGGACACCCACAACTACAAGCCGGACATCGACATCCTCATCCTCGACGGTATCCCTCGCAACGTCGAGCAGGCCCGCATCCTGGAGCGCCACCTGGACGTCCTGCAGGTCTTCCACCTTTCCTGCCCGAACCGCAACGAGCTGGCGCGCCGCATGCGCAAGCGCGCGCTCAAGGACAACCGCATCGACGACGCGAGCGACAAGGTCATCGACCAGCGCATCGCCACCTATGAGGCGGAAACCAAGCCGATCCTCGCTTTCTACCCGCAGGACCGCATCACGGACATCGACGCGACCCAGCCGCCGGTGAAGGTGCTTTCGGAGATCATCCAGAAAGTCATCACGCTGCCGGAATACCAGGTGCTGGCCTCGAAGTCGGCCTGA
- a CDS encoding adenylate kinase, whose amino-acid sequence MKDGAFPPFTRPARINVVGVSGSGKSTLAKRLSALTGIHHIEMDSLFWKPGWTGTADDEFLAKVEQALEGDEWILDGNYSRTQPVKWRRATMVVWVDFSFSRTLWQAVRRACVRAFTKAELWPGTGNRESFRKSFFSKDSIIWWTITSYGRQRGRYLRLMDDPEHAHLTIIRLRSPRDVSRFLMGFEEQGDRRIFG is encoded by the coding sequence ATGAAGGACGGCGCATTCCCTCCGTTCACCCGTCCCGCGCGGATCAATGTCGTCGGTGTGAGTGGCAGCGGGAAATCCACGCTCGCCAAGCGGCTCTCCGCGCTCACCGGCATCCACCATATCGAGATGGACTCCCTTTTCTGGAAGCCCGGCTGGACGGGCACCGCGGATGACGAGTTCCTCGCGAAAGTGGAGCAGGCACTGGAAGGGGATGAGTGGATTCTCGACGGGAACTACTCCCGCACCCAACCGGTCAAATGGCGGCGTGCGACGATGGTGGTGTGGGTGGACTTTTCATTCTCCCGCACGCTCTGGCAGGCCGTGCGGCGTGCGTGCGTGAGGGCGTTCACAAAGGCGGAACTCTGGCCCGGAACCGGCAATCGTGAATCGTTCCGGAAATCATTTTTCAGCAAGGACTCGATCATCTGGTGGACGATCACTTCCTATGGCAGGCAGCGTGGGCGCTACCTCCGGCTCATGGACGATCCGGAACATGCGCACCTCACCATCATCAGGCTCAGGTCACCACGCGATGTAAGCCGCTTTCTCATGGGATTTGAGGAACAAGGGGACCGCCGGATCTTCGGGTGA